A DNA window from Candidatus Protochlamydia naegleriophila contains the following coding sequences:
- a CDS encoding leucine-rich repeat domain-containing protein produces the protein MSFNMSVGVSHSSNQATFAADAFSGSTARHSQSQTLYNWFPTQTFSDVRLSFENETPSFKAQQLPSSSSEENGTTKGMIKSSESFTGANIKALLKIEAGVAAIFSFAGRPFSSVGLLRKEKGATIEQAVFCEMYLALKAAKYSNSVLTAICNKAENQYPGQDASGNKLSVDWKARMKLITQCITKEVKEVGAFDKLQEISKLYTCTYAPGKLALLSELIEERKNLDVIHVFKCLPLQGNPAYDGFINEENKSSYESVKERVFIQASLIREWMASNSNLLATVSDLNLTPQNRESRSLASERIECALECRDYGVTSLPEEIKHLTNLARLSMAGHPIRVLPDAFYQLSSLKNLTIVYTDLEDIGNIGRLTNLGSITLNNNKLTSLPGKMAALTQLYRLSVLDNPLKSWPTFLSNLPLLAGFHLSGSLSKQPIPTELEKEYDFSYEFDSGRVVANPSEEEKEQVTCITGSKKITDFI, from the coding sequence ATGTCTTTTAATATGTCTGTCGGTGTTTCTCATTCTTCCAATCAAGCAACATTCGCAGCTGATGCGTTTTCTGGTTCAACTGCTAGACACTCTCAGAGTCAAACGCTTTACAATTGGTTTCCTACTCAGACTTTTAGTGATGTGAGGCTGTCATTTGAAAACGAAACACCTTCTTTCAAAGCGCAACAATTACCATCTTCTTCGTCTGAAGAAAATGGGACAACCAAGGGGATGATTAAATCCTCAGAGTCTTTTACGGGAGCCAATATTAAAGCGCTCTTGAAGATCGAGGCGGGAGTTGCGGCTATTTTTTCCTTTGCAGGACGCCCTTTTAGCTCTGTGGGACTGCTTCGCAAAGAAAAAGGAGCGACCATTGAGCAGGCTGTTTTCTGTGAAATGTATTTAGCGCTAAAAGCTGCAAAATACAGTAACTCTGTTTTGACAGCTATTTGCAATAAGGCAGAAAACCAATATCCAGGCCAGGATGCAAGTGGAAATAAGCTTAGCGTCGACTGGAAGGCCAGAATGAAGCTAATCACTCAATGTATAACTAAAGAAGTAAAAGAAGTCGGGGCCTTTGATAAATTACAGGAAATAAGCAAGCTTTACACTTGTACCTATGCTCCTGGAAAGCTAGCCTTACTTTCCGAACTGATTGAAGAAAGAAAAAACCTAGATGTCATTCATGTCTTCAAATGCTTGCCATTGCAAGGAAATCCTGCTTATGACGGGTTTATCAATGAAGAAAACAAGAGCTCTTATGAAAGTGTAAAGGAAAGAGTGTTTATACAAGCATCTCTCATAAGAGAGTGGATGGCATCTAATTCCAATTTATTAGCTACTGTATCTGATCTTAATCTGACACCTCAAAATAGAGAAAGTCGTTCATTAGCCAGTGAGCGTATTGAATGCGCTTTAGAATGCAGAGATTATGGAGTAACGAGTCTTCCTGAGGAAATTAAGCATCTTACTAATCTAGCTAGGCTTAGTATGGCAGGACATCCAATTCGTGTCTTACCGGATGCTTTTTATCAATTATCAAGCTTAAAAAATTTAACTATTGTTTACACTGACTTAGAAGATATTGGCAATATCGGCCGTTTAACTAATTTAGGATCGATCACGCTTAACAACAATAAATTGACTTCATTGCCTGGGAAAATGGCAGCGCTTACACAACTGTATCGTCTTTCGGTTCTTGACAACCCACTTAAAAGTTGGCCCACTTTCTTGTCCAACCTCCCCCTATTGGCGGGTTTTCATTTGTCTGGTTCCCTTAGCAAGCAGCCAATACCAACAGAATTAGAGAAAGAGTATGACTTTAGTTACGAATTCGACTCAGGACGAGTTGTTGCGAACCCTTCAGAAGAAGAGAAAGAGCAGGTGACTTGCATTACAGGATCTAAAAAAATTACTGATTTTATATAA
- a CDS encoding alkylphosphonate utilization protein translates to METKDSNGTALSEGDSVYVIKDLKVKGSSTVLKRGKIFKNIRLTDDPEEVECREGKTTLVLKTCFLKKS, encoded by the coding sequence ATGGAGACAAAAGATAGTAATGGAACGGCTCTAAGCGAGGGGGATTCCGTATACGTGATTAAGGACTTGAAAGTCAAAGGCTCTTCCACAGTTCTTAAAAGAGGGAAAATATTTAAAAACATTCGGCTTACGGATGACCCGGAAGAAGTTGAATGCCGCGAGGGAAAGACAACTCTTGTCTTAAAAACCTGCTTTTTAAAGAAATCATAG
- a CDS encoding YtxH domain-containing protein, whose product MNKNIILGGVAGGLVGVATALLLAPKSGSQLIKDVYKPLAPVIRNVFSQAKKAHHKGAKQASSHSSHAKIKGEAHAAHKAVAKGISKVKKGAATATKKASSVKRSVAKKAHGITQPHAHSHANEATT is encoded by the coding sequence ATGAATAAGAATATTATTTTAGGTGGTGTAGCTGGAGGGTTAGTAGGAGTGGCGACAGCTCTCTTACTGGCTCCAAAATCGGGAAGCCAGCTAATAAAAGATGTTTATAAACCTTTAGCGCCAGTCATCCGCAATGTTTTTTCGCAGGCTAAAAAAGCGCATCACAAAGGAGCTAAACAGGCATCCTCTCACTCCTCTCATGCTAAAATAAAAGGAGAGGCGCATGCGGCTCACAAAGCTGTTGCAAAAGGCATTTCTAAGGTGAAAAAGGGGGCCGCCACGGCGACCAAAAAAGCCAGCTCAGTGAAACGGAGTGTGGCTAAAAAAGCGCATGGCATAACTCAGCCTCATGCTCATTCCCATGCCAATGAGGCAACAACTTAA
- a CDS encoding YtxH domain-containing protein, producing MASKQTHSKDFLVGAAVGSLLGSVTALLMAPKAGKKLRQDINELYGDLTDRTHDAADQFTKRGKQFAKSFSGHSHDLADKAKCLVCGVKNLVGYGHEEEEEDTTRDLLIGGAIGGLLGAVAGLLLAPKSGSDLREDIADTYEDFAEKTHDAAEQFSKRGRTFAKTAKSRANKWIDFAKDIVDEFSEEAEEKGEEFADKAKNRVNDIVEWASLGYRVWQGLNKRR from the coding sequence ATGGCGTCGAAACAAACGCATTCAAAAGATTTTTTAGTAGGGGCTGCAGTAGGCAGCTTGTTGGGCAGTGTGACAGCTTTATTGATGGCTCCAAAAGCTGGTAAAAAACTGAGACAAGACATTAATGAGTTGTATGGTGATTTAACAGATCGCACGCACGATGCGGCCGATCAGTTTACAAAGAGAGGCAAGCAGTTTGCAAAGTCGTTTAGCGGTCATTCGCATGATTTGGCAGACAAAGCTAAATGTTTGGTTTGTGGGGTTAAAAATCTTGTTGGCTATGGGCATGAAGAGGAAGAAGAAGATACGACGCGCGATTTATTAATAGGTGGTGCGATTGGTGGCCTTTTGGGTGCAGTAGCTGGATTATTGCTTGCTCCTAAATCGGGCAGTGATTTAAGAGAAGATATTGCTGATACTTATGAGGATTTTGCAGAAAAAACGCATGATGCAGCAGAGCAATTTTCTAAGCGAGGCCGAACTTTTGCTAAGACGGCTAAATCTAGAGCCAATAAGTGGATTGATTTTGCTAAAGACATTGTCGATGAGTTCTCTGAAGAAGCAGAAGAAAAAGGCGAAGAATTTGCAGACAAGGCAAAGAACCGTGTGAATGACATCGTTGAATGGGCTTCTTTAGGTTATCGCGTTTGGCAAGGGCTTAATAAGAGAAGATAA
- a CDS encoding DUF948 domain-containing protein, with amino-acid sequence MIIEISVAVIALAFAVLVIYLILLFSAVKQTLGQTNLLVNDVRKQLDDLSGEAKKTIEQANQMSADLKHKMEALDPLFNSIANVGDVLEHRAESFRQRSVRLGRFDERASHSAPFFNDSDHQESINRAKTSESVVVAEILELAGLGIRLWQKLKKRR; translated from the coding sequence ATGATAATCGAAATAAGTGTCGCAGTCATTGCTTTGGCTTTTGCTGTACTGGTCATTTATCTGATTTTATTATTTAGCGCGGTTAAGCAAACGCTTGGCCAGACCAATTTACTTGTCAATGACGTGCGCAAACAACTTGATGATCTGAGCGGCGAGGCTAAAAAAACGATTGAGCAGGCCAATCAAATGAGTGCAGACCTTAAACACAAGATGGAGGCGCTCGACCCTCTTTTTAATTCGATAGCAAATGTTGGAGATGTTTTGGAGCACAGGGCGGAGTCTTTTAGGCAGAGATCTGTCCGTTTGGGCAGGTTTGATGAGCGAGCCTCACATTCTGCTCCTTTTTTTAATGATTCTGATCATCAAGAATCGATCAATCGTGCCAAAACATCTGAATCAGTTGTAGTTGCAGAAATTCTTGAATTAGCAGGTCTAGGCATTCGTCTATGGCAAAAACTAAAGAAAAGGAGATAA
- the nfi gene encoding deoxyribonuclease V (cleaves DNA at apurinic or apyrimidinic sites): MQVPSNWLYPDSLEEAKKVQNELASRVLLQDDFNPLRLLGGMDVSNNPYDPKKMVYAAVVTLDVKSLTLESKAHAAKQQPFPYIPGFLGFRESPPLIEAFQKLPKCPDLFLVDGQGISHPRRLGIASHIGVLLDIPTIGVAKNILVGKPQGELGESIGDYIPLIANGEEVGVLLRTKSKCNPLIISPGHRISLKTAIEIVLACMANYRLPEPTRHAHLTANECRKNYSLS, from the coding sequence ATGCAAGTCCCATCAAATTGGCTCTATCCAGACTCTTTAGAAGAAGCAAAGAAAGTTCAAAATGAACTAGCTTCCCGTGTCCTTCTACAAGATGACTTCAATCCTCTCCGCCTGCTTGGAGGAATGGATGTCAGCAATAATCCCTATGATCCTAAAAAAATGGTATATGCAGCTGTAGTGACCTTAGATGTTAAGAGCCTAACCCTTGAATCAAAGGCCCATGCAGCTAAACAACAACCCTTTCCTTATATTCCGGGTTTTTTAGGGTTTCGCGAATCTCCGCCTCTTATAGAAGCCTTTCAAAAACTCCCCAAATGCCCAGATCTGTTTTTGGTCGATGGACAAGGCATTAGCCACCCTCGCCGCTTGGGAATTGCAAGCCACATCGGCGTTCTATTAGATATCCCAACCATCGGTGTTGCCAAGAATATCCTCGTAGGAAAACCTCAAGGAGAGCTTGGAGAATCTATTGGCGATTATATACCGCTCATCGCAAATGGAGAAGAAGTGGGCGTTTTATTGCGAACAAAGAGCAAATGCAATCCGCTCATCATTTCGCCTGGCCATCGCATCTCGCTAAAAACAGCCATTGAAATTGTTTTAGCATGTATGGCCAACTACCGCCTTCCAGAGCCGACTCGGCATGCCCATCTAACTGCGAATGAATGCCGAAAAAACTATTCATTAAGCTAG